Genomic window (Thalassospira sp. TSL5-1):
CACGGTAGGGCCAAAAGCCAGGCAATGGCAATTTCGCCAATGCCGGGGGCATCGTATTTTACCCGCATGTCTTCAAGGACGGGCCTTAAATGGGCGGCAACGGCATCGTCTTTATCGCGAAACAGGCGCGCGCCGCCAAGTGGCGACCAGATCATGGGGCTGATACGGTTTTGCTGCATGAGATCAAACGTGCCATCAAAAACGGGCGCAAGCTCCAGTACCGAGCATTCCACCTGGTTTGTGATCATCGGTGCCTCAAGACGGCTTTGCAGCAGGTTGAATTGCGATGGGGTAAAATTTGAAACGCCAAAATAGCGTACTTTGCCATCGCGTTTTAGCTGGTTGAAGGCATCGGCAACTTCATCGGCAATCATCAGTGGGTCTGGCCGATGCAATAGCAGCGCATCAATATGATCGGTCCGAAGGTTGCGAAGCGAGGATTCGACAGATGCGAGAATATGTTTTTTACTGGTGTTGTAATGATTAATGCGATTTTCGGGTTTGCCCTCACAAGCTAAGGCAATATCGCACTTGGTAACGATTTCCATTTTCTGGCGCAAATGCGATGCCTTGGCCAGTGCGTTGCCAAACAATTCTTCGCAGCCGTAATTGCCGTAAATATCGGCGTGATCAATGGTGGTAATGCCAAGATCAAGGGCGGTTTCAACAAGGCGTAATATATCGTTGTCGCTATTGATATCCGGGCTGTTTCGCAGGCGCCAGGCACCCCAGGCCAGTGTTGAAAAGCTAAGGTCGTTGGCAAGTTTTCGGCGTGATAGCGACATATCCGGTCCCCGTCGCCCCGTATAAAGGCGCAAAACAGCAGGGTTTTGCGATCCAAGGGGCTATTGTTGTTGGTTTGGTTGCTGGCATTGTCCTAGCAA
Coding sequences:
- a CDS encoding aldo/keto reductase family oxidoreductase, which encodes MSLSRRKLANDLSFSTLAWGAWRLRNSPDINSDNDILRLVETALDLGITTIDHADIYGNYGCEELFGNALAKASHLRQKMEIVTKCDIALACEGKPENRINHYNTSKKHILASVESSLRNLRTDHIDALLLHRPDPLMIADEVADAFNQLKRDGKVRYFGVSNFTPSQFNLLQSRLEAPMITNQVECSVLELAPVFDGTFDLMQQNRISPMIWSPLGGARLFRDKDDAVAAHLRPVLEDMRVKYDAPGIGEIAIAWLLALPCQPIPVLGTMKPERLKDATTACSIRLDRQDWFTILVAAQGHPVP